Proteins from a single region of Gimesia sp.:
- a CDS encoding Gfo/Idh/MocA family oxidoreductase, with the protein MSNRIRWGILSTAKIGTVQVIPAMQQGEHCEISAIASRTLDQAEQAAAELGIPRAYGSYEELLADPDIDAIYNPLPNHLHVPWSIKAIEAGKHVLCEKPIGLSSNEGQQLVDCAAAHPELKVMEAFMYRHHPQWQLAKKLVTDGTIGELRTIQSFFAYFNDDPQNIRNQSEIGGGGLMDIGCYPISLSRFIFDEEPQRVSGIVEYDSELGTDRLASATLDFGRGTSTFTCSTQLNPYQRVQIHGTQGRVEIEIPFNAPIDRPCRVWHQTGTDIAEVKLDLCNQYSIQGDLFSLAILNNTAVPTPLTDAVANMRVIEAIVESNRSGAWVKP; encoded by the coding sequence ATGAGCAATCGCATTCGCTGGGGCATCTTAAGCACCGCAAAAATCGGCACCGTACAGGTCATCCCAGCCATGCAGCAGGGAGAACATTGTGAAATCAGCGCGATCGCTTCCCGGACGCTCGACCAGGCTGAGCAGGCTGCTGCCGAGCTGGGAATCCCCCGTGCCTACGGTTCTTACGAAGAACTGCTGGCTGACCCGGACATCGATGCGATCTACAATCCCCTGCCCAACCATCTACATGTCCCCTGGTCCATCAAGGCCATCGAAGCGGGCAAACATGTGTTGTGCGAAAAGCCGATCGGGCTCTCCTCCAACGAAGGCCAGCAGCTGGTCGACTGCGCTGCAGCGCATCCCGAACTGAAAGTGATGGAAGCCTTCATGTATCGCCATCACCCCCAGTGGCAGCTGGCTAAGAAGCTGGTGACAGACGGTACGATCGGCGAGCTGCGCACGATTCAGTCCTTCTTTGCCTACTTCAACGACGATCCGCAGAACATTCGCAACCAGAGTGAAATCGGTGGTGGCGGACTGATGGACATCGGCTGCTATCCTATCTCACTCTCACGATTTATCTTTGACGAGGAACCGCAGCGCGTCTCGGGGATCGTGGAATACGACAGCGAGCTGGGGACCGATCGACTGGCCTCGGCCACATTGGACTTCGGCAGAGGGACCTCTACTTTCACCTGCTCAACACAGCTCAACCCCTATCAAAGAGTGCAGATTCATGGCACCCAGGGACGCGTGGAGATTGAAATCCCCTTCAATGCGCCGATCGACCGCCCCTGTCGTGTCTGGCACCAGACGGGCACTGACATCGCCGAGGTCAAACTGGATCTGTGCAATCAATACAGTATCCAGGGCGATCTGTTCTCGCTGGCCATTCTCAACAATACCGCGGTGCCCACACCACTCACCGATGCTGTCGCCAACATGAGAGTGATCGAGGCGATTGTCGAGAGCAACCGTAGCGGCGCCTGGGTGAAACCCTGA
- the infC gene encoding translation initiation factor IF-3, which produces MIRYKEKQAIETTQRLNDQIRISPVRVIDQDGEQLGVIPTAEALKLAMEANLDLVEVASDAKPPVCRIMDYGKLKYERKKKTSKNTKQHQVHLKEIRMRPKIGKHDIEFKLKSARKFLEQKDKVKFNIMFRGRENAHHELGRTILGEIQEKLSDLAKVEQAPSMASGRNMIMVLAPR; this is translated from the coding sequence TTGATTCGATACAAGGAGAAACAAGCAATCGAAACAACGCAGAGACTTAATGACCAGATCCGGATCAGTCCGGTGCGGGTCATTGATCAAGACGGGGAACAACTCGGAGTGATCCCCACAGCGGAAGCATTGAAGTTAGCGATGGAGGCCAACCTGGATCTGGTGGAAGTGGCCTCAGACGCAAAGCCCCCCGTCTGTCGTATCATGGACTACGGGAAGCTGAAGTACGAGCGTAAAAAGAAGACCAGCAAAAACACCAAACAGCATCAGGTGCATCTGAAAGAAATCCGGATGCGTCCGAAAATCGGCAAACATGACATTGAGTTCAAGCTGAAAAGCGCCCGGAAGTTTCTGGAGCAGAAAGACAAGGTCAAATTCAATATCATGTTCCGTGGTCGTGAAAACGCGCACCATGAACTCGGCCGAACTATCCTCGGAGAAATCCAGGAAAAGCTTTCCGATCTGGCAAAAGTGGAGCAGGCTCCCTCAATGGCCAGCGGTCGGAATATGATCATGGTGCTGGCTCCCAGGTAG